From a region of the Candidatus Eisenbacteria bacterium genome:
- the radC gene encoding DNA repair protein RadC, protein MQREQNLNIRDMEEADRPRERLLELGPGVLSDADLIAVLFGSGSAGESVLETATRVARSVNLRRLPQVAVEELLAVKRMEPARAAQLLAAAEIGRRLWPEGDQIPLIRGPESVYELTHDIRSSNREHFVGFYLNSRNQVLRREIISIGSLNASIVHPREVFVPAIAVSAASLILAHNHPSGDATPSEEDLAITRRIQEAGRLLGIELLDHVVVAREAYMSFKERRLLR, encoded by the coding sequence ATGCAGCGGGAACAGAACCTCAACATTCGTGACATGGAAGAAGCGGATCGGCCGCGCGAGCGCCTGCTCGAGCTGGGCCCCGGCGTCCTGAGCGACGCGGACTTGATCGCCGTCCTCTTCGGCAGCGGGAGCGCGGGGGAGAGCGTGCTGGAGACCGCAACCCGAGTCGCGCGCTCCGTCAACCTGCGCCGGCTTCCCCAGGTCGCGGTGGAGGAGCTGCTCGCGGTCAAGAGGATGGAGCCCGCGCGCGCGGCCCAGCTTCTCGCGGCCGCCGAGATCGGGCGCCGGCTCTGGCCCGAGGGCGATCAGATCCCGCTCATCCGGGGGCCGGAGAGCGTCTACGAGCTCACCCACGACATCCGGAGCTCGAACCGCGAGCACTTCGTGGGCTTCTATCTGAATTCCAGAAATCAGGTGCTGCGCCGCGAGATCATCTCGATCGGGAGCTTGAACGCGAGCATCGTCCATCCTCGGGAGGTCTTCGTCCCTGCCATCGCCGTTTCGGCCGCGAGCCTGATCCTTGCCCACAACCACCCGTCGGGCGATGCGACACCGAGCGAGGAGGATCTTGCCATCACGCGACGGATTCAGGAAGCTGGGCGCCTGCTCGGGATCGAGCTGCTCGACCACGTCGTCGTCGCGCGGGAGGCGTACATGAGCTTCAAGGAGCGGAGACTCTTGCGGTGA
- the ribD gene encoding bifunctional diaminohydroxyphosphoribosylaminopyrimidine deaminase/5-amino-6-(5-phosphoribosylamino)uracil reductase RibD, whose product MRQAIRVARRGIGSTHPNPRVGAVVLRGREVVASGYHLRAGQAHAEVRALTQAAGLAQGATLVVTLEPCAHFGRTPPCVDAIVRAGVRRVVIGMRDPNPLVDGRGIERLRREGLDVEVGLLESECRALNPPYLKQLETGLPWVTLKAMLSLDGKMASESGESRGLGGEAEQRLAHRLRAESDAVLVGVGTVLADDPLLTVRLARGKTPLRVVLDSTLRTPSEARLLATAEESPVVFATTSRGKSRVREIEAHGASVWVFEPAADGRVPLAPLLLRLAGDGRYAVLVEGGAAVHTAFLREGLADRIAVGIAPVILGGARAPSLAGDLGRSRLSEAIALESLVVRRVGRDLWIEGSIERNGASDV is encoded by the coding sequence ATGCGCCAGGCGATTCGCGTCGCCCGGCGCGGGATCGGATCGACCCACCCGAACCCTCGCGTCGGAGCCGTGGTCCTCCGCGGGCGGGAGGTCGTCGCGAGCGGCTACCACCTCCGCGCGGGCCAAGCCCACGCCGAGGTGCGGGCGCTCACGCAGGCGGCCGGGCTGGCCCAGGGCGCCACGCTGGTCGTCACGCTGGAGCCGTGCGCCCATTTCGGCCGCACGCCCCCCTGCGTCGACGCGATCGTGCGAGCCGGCGTCCGCCGCGTCGTGATCGGAATGCGCGATCCGAACCCGCTCGTGGACGGCCGCGGCATCGAACGGCTCCGCCGTGAGGGGCTGGACGTCGAGGTGGGCCTCCTCGAATCGGAGTGCCGCGCCCTGAATCCGCCGTATCTGAAGCAGCTCGAGACGGGGCTCCCCTGGGTGACGCTGAAGGCGATGCTCTCCCTCGACGGCAAGATGGCCAGCGAGAGCGGCGAGTCGCGCGGGCTGGGCGGGGAAGCCGAGCAGCGCCTCGCGCACCGGCTCCGGGCCGAGAGCGACGCGGTGCTCGTCGGAGTGGGCACCGTCCTCGCGGATGATCCGCTCCTCACGGTGCGCCTGGCGCGCGGGAAGACGCCGCTCCGGGTCGTGCTCGATTCGACGCTCCGAACCCCGAGCGAGGCCCGCCTCCTGGCAACCGCGGAGGAATCGCCGGTCGTCTTCGCGACGACCTCGCGGGGGAAGTCCCGGGTCCGCGAGATCGAGGCGCACGGTGCTTCGGTCTGGGTCTTCGAGCCGGCGGCCGATGGCCGCGTCCCGCTGGCCCCGCTCCTCCTCCGCCTCGCTGGCGACGGACGCTACGCGGTGCTGGTGGAAGGCGGCGCGGCGGTCCATACCGCCTTTCTCCGGGAGGGCCTCGCGGACCGGATCGCGGTCGGGATCGCCCCGGTGATCCTGGGCGGGGCGAGAGCCCCATCGCTCGCCGGAGACCTGGGGCGCTCGCGCCTCTCGGAGGCGATCGCCCTGGAGAGCCTCGTGGTTCGCCGCGTGGGGCGGGATCTCTGGATCGAGGGAAGCATCGAGCGAAATGGAGCCTCGGATGTTTAG
- a CDS encoding riboflavin synthase, with translation MFSGIVERVGTAEGVERVASGTRLKIRSDFERDPAAGESVAVNGVCLTVERASSGVFEAVVVGETLRRTTLGSLEVGSRVNLGRAVRIGDPLGGHWVQGHVDAVATLGAVSRDAADVRVEIEIPPAFRRYVAEKGSLAVDGVSLTVAAARETSAVVALVPYTLSHTIASEYAPGGRVNLEVDIVARYLEKLLEARGYFNEAAGVASAAGRTR, from the coding sequence ATGTTTAGCGGGATCGTCGAGCGGGTGGGCACGGCCGAAGGCGTCGAGCGCGTCGCGAGCGGGACCCGGCTCAAGATCCGGTCCGACTTCGAGCGCGATCCGGCCGCCGGCGAGAGCGTGGCGGTGAACGGAGTCTGCCTCACCGTCGAGCGCGCCTCGTCCGGAGTCTTCGAGGCGGTCGTCGTGGGGGAGACGCTCCGCCGCACCACGCTCGGCTCCCTCGAGGTGGGGAGCCGCGTGAATCTGGGGCGCGCGGTCCGCATCGGAGATCCGCTCGGGGGGCACTGGGTCCAGGGCCACGTCGACGCGGTCGCCACGCTCGGAGCCGTGTCGAGGGACGCCGCGGACGTTCGGGTGGAGATCGAGATCCCGCCGGCGTTTCGCCGCTACGTCGCGGAAAAGGGATCGCTGGCCGTGGACGGCGTGAGCCTGACGGTGGCGGCGGCTCGTGAGACCTCGGCCGTCGTCGCGCTCGTCCCGTATACGCTCTCGCACACGATCGCCTCGGAGTACGCGCCGGGCGGTCGCGTGAACCTGGAAGTCGACATCGTCGCGCGCTATCTGGAGAAACTCCTGGAAGCGCGCGGATACTTCAACGAAGCGGCGGGCGTTGCGTCCGCCGCGGGGAGGACCCGGTGA
- a CDS encoding bifunctional 3,4-dihydroxy-2-butanone-4-phosphate synthase/GTP cyclohydrolase II — protein MEEALQAIRAGSMVVVMDDEDRENEGDFVMAAEKVTPEDVNLMTREGRGLLCVSMPGGRLEELGLALMTPLNTARFATPFTVSVDLLRGTTTGSSAQDRALTIRALASPKTRPEQLARPGHVFPLRADDHGVLRRAGHTEAALDLVRLAGLRHAGVLCEILASNGSMARGPELIRLARKHRLPLVTIRDLVRYRYRKERMVKRIAASRLPTRYGDFRIAVYESQIDGHHHVALVKGSPQKGTGLAPLARVHSQCLTGDVFGSLRCDCGEQLAAALARIDEEGVGIFLYMRQEGRGIGLANKLRAYELQDLGLDTVDANLKLGFAPDLRNYGVAAQILRDLGFTRVRLLTNNPRKIEELVDYGIDVAAREPLEIHPNAINRKYLQTKRKRLGHLLKHPTLSLLASPTSNGRRRSRG, from the coding sequence ATCGAAGAGGCGCTTCAGGCGATTCGGGCCGGGTCCATGGTCGTCGTGATGGATGATGAAGATCGGGAAAACGAGGGGGACTTCGTCATGGCGGCGGAGAAGGTGACCCCCGAGGACGTGAACCTCATGACCCGGGAAGGGCGGGGGCTTCTCTGCGTGTCGATGCCGGGCGGGCGGCTCGAGGAGCTGGGGCTCGCGCTCATGACGCCGCTCAACACCGCGCGCTTCGCCACGCCGTTCACCGTTTCGGTCGATCTCCTTCGCGGCACCACGACCGGATCCTCCGCCCAGGACCGCGCGCTCACCATCCGCGCGCTCGCGTCGCCCAAGACACGGCCGGAGCAGCTCGCCCGCCCCGGGCACGTCTTTCCGCTTCGCGCGGACGATCACGGCGTGCTCCGCCGGGCCGGACACACTGAGGCCGCGCTCGATCTGGTCCGCCTGGCGGGCCTCCGCCACGCCGGCGTCCTCTGCGAGATTCTCGCGTCCAACGGCAGCATGGCACGGGGGCCGGAGCTGATCCGGCTCGCCCGGAAGCACCGTCTTCCGCTCGTCACGATCCGCGATCTGGTGCGCTACCGGTACCGGAAGGAGCGCATGGTGAAGCGCATCGCCGCGTCGCGTCTGCCGACGCGGTACGGCGATTTTCGGATCGCGGTCTACGAGAGCCAGATCGACGGCCATCACCACGTCGCGCTCGTGAAGGGCTCTCCGCAGAAGGGCACGGGCTTGGCACCGCTCGCTCGCGTTCACTCGCAGTGCTTGACCGGCGACGTTTTCGGCTCGCTCCGCTGCGATTGCGGCGAGCAGCTGGCCGCCGCGTTGGCGCGGATCGACGAGGAAGGCGTTGGAATCTTCCTCTACATGAGGCAGGAGGGCCGGGGGATCGGGCTCGCGAACAAGCTCCGCGCCTACGAGCTTCAGGACTTGGGGCTCGACACCGTGGACGCCAATCTCAAGCTCGGCTTCGCGCCGGACCTTCGCAACTACGGCGTCGCGGCTCAGATCCTGCGTGACCTTGGCTTCACGCGAGTCCGGCTCCTCACGAACAACCCGCGGAAGATCGAGGAGCTCGTCGATTACGGGATCGACGTGGCCGCGCGGGAGCCGCTCGAGATCCATCCCAACGCGATCAATCGGAAGTACCTCCAGACGAAGCGGAAACGCCTGGGCCATCTCCTCAAGCATCCCACGCTGAGCCTCCTCGCGTCGCCGACCTCGAACGGCCGTCGCCGGAGCCGGGGGTGA
- a CDS encoding 6,7-dimethyl-8-ribityllumazine synthase, whose protein sequence is MSAPRTIEGTIDGNGLAIAVVASRFNEMLTERLLVGALDTLERRGVSSADIAVVRVPGAFEIPTAVAHLARSGRWDAVVCLGAVVRGETPHFEWVAGEAARGIARLGVETGVPVLFGIVATDTVEQALDRVGGKHGNRGADAAAAAIEMAHVTRALGREAPK, encoded by the coding sequence GTGAGCGCGCCGCGCACGATCGAGGGGACCATCGACGGGAACGGACTCGCCATCGCGGTCGTGGCCTCCCGCTTCAACGAGATGCTGACGGAACGCCTCCTCGTGGGCGCCCTCGACACCCTGGAGCGCCGCGGCGTCTCCTCCGCCGACATCGCCGTGGTCCGCGTGCCGGGAGCGTTCGAGATCCCGACCGCGGTCGCGCACCTCGCCCGCTCGGGCCGCTGGGACGCGGTGGTCTGCCTCGGGGCCGTCGTGCGCGGCGAGACGCCTCATTTTGAATGGGTCGCGGGCGAGGCGGCGCGCGGCATCGCGCGGCTCGGGGTGGAGACCGGCGTTCCGGTCCTCTTCGGAATCGTGGCCACCGACACCGTGGAGCAGGCGCTCGACCGGGTGGGCGGCAAACACGGGAACCGGGGCGCCGACGCTGCCGCGGCCGCGATCGAGATGGCCCACGTCACGCGCGCCTTGGGACGAGAGGCTCCGAAGTGA
- the nusB gene encoding transcription antitermination factor NusB, whose protein sequence is MNRRREAREIAFRATYQSDVTGDPIDRCLGEIVEDLDVRDDVREFAVLLVRTLADHRDEIDAAVSRIARNWSLGRMAATDRSIIRLAAAELYFHADTPTRVALDEAIEIAKKYGMETSGAFVNGILDRIAHEARPSVG, encoded by the coding sequence GTGAATCGCCGGCGCGAGGCGAGGGAGATCGCGTTTCGGGCGACGTACCAATCGGACGTGACCGGGGATCCGATCGACCGCTGCCTCGGGGAGATCGTCGAGGATCTGGACGTGCGCGACGATGTCCGGGAGTTCGCCGTGCTGCTCGTGCGGACGCTCGCGGACCATCGGGACGAGATCGACGCCGCGGTATCCCGGATCGCCCGAAACTGGTCGCTCGGCCGGATGGCGGCGACGGACCGATCGATCATCCGACTCGCGGCCGCCGAGCTCTACTTCCACGCCGATACCCCCACGCGCGTGGCGCTGGATGAGGCGATCGAGATCGCGAAGAAATACGGAATGGAGACCTCCGGAGCCTTCGTGAACGGAATCCTTGACCGGATCGCCCACGAAGCGCGACCCTCCGTCGGATGA
- a CDS encoding metallophosphoesterase has translation MTTALISDIHGNLEALDAVLAEIEARRPRRVFCLGDVVGYGASPNECLAKVRKHCELVLLGNHDAAASGGPEAARFNIYARVAAEWTAKTLTRENREYLQRLPLTSPQGSAFLVHASPACPRDWEYLLDRFDAEPQFHYFNEPVCFIGHTHQPAVYMADPSGCKSLPLSDVTLEPDRRYIINVGSVGQPRDHDPRACFVIHHEAAGGIEFVRVPYDIEGAQAKIRAAQLPEVLAARLATGE, from the coding sequence ATGACGACCGCACTCATCTCGGACATCCACGGAAATCTCGAGGCCCTGGACGCAGTCCTCGCCGAAATCGAGGCGCGCCGGCCCCGTCGGGTGTTCTGTCTGGGCGACGTCGTCGGTTACGGCGCGAGCCCCAACGAGTGCCTCGCCAAAGTTCGGAAGCACTGCGAGCTCGTTCTGCTCGGGAATCACGACGCGGCGGCGAGCGGCGGGCCGGAGGCGGCGCGGTTCAACATCTACGCGCGCGTCGCCGCCGAGTGGACCGCCAAGACCTTGACGCGGGAGAACCGCGAATACCTCCAGCGCCTCCCGCTGACCTCGCCGCAGGGCTCGGCCTTCCTGGTCCATGCCTCGCCCGCGTGCCCGCGGGATTGGGAGTACCTCCTCGACCGCTTCGACGCCGAGCCGCAGTTCCACTACTTCAACGAGCCGGTCTGCTTCATCGGCCACACGCATCAGCCCGCGGTGTACATGGCGGACCCGTCGGGATGCAAGTCGCTCCCGCTCTCCGACGTCACGCTCGAGCCCGACCGCCGCTACATCATCAACGTCGGCAGCGTCGGCCAACCGCGCGACCACGATCCGCGCGCCTGCTTCGTTATCCACCATGAGGCGGCTGGAGGGATCGAATTCGTCCGCGTCCCCTACGACATCGAGGGAGCCCAGGCGAAGATCCGGGCCGCGCAGCTCCCGGAGGTTCTCGCCGCGCGGCTGGCGACGGGCGAGTAG
- a CDS encoding class I SAM-dependent methyltransferase: MRASTEAHWSRFWRERAAVDDVYPTAGRVVDRIVAEGPVRGRRILEVGAGSGRDSVSLAEAGAVAVMLDYSMASLQVAGSVARRAGVTPLLVRADALRMPFREGAFDVVFHQGLLEHFRDPLPLLHENVRVLKPDALLLVDVPQRFHLYTVVKHALIAIGKWFAGWETEFTISELEGLMRRSGVRIVRRYGAWMIPGLFYRSLRLGLLKLGVARLPLEPPRIPLVTPMLASVRSVWSRTPFAFYTYFVIGAIGRKGAPSPAGSPG, translated from the coding sequence GTGCGAGCTTCCACCGAAGCCCACTGGAGCCGCTTTTGGCGCGAGCGCGCGGCCGTCGACGACGTCTACCCGACCGCGGGACGCGTCGTCGATCGGATCGTTGCGGAGGGGCCGGTCCGGGGACGGCGGATTCTCGAGGTCGGTGCCGGCTCGGGACGCGACAGCGTCTCCCTCGCGGAAGCCGGCGCCGTCGCGGTGATGCTCGACTACTCGATGGCGTCGCTCCAGGTGGCGGGGAGCGTGGCGCGACGCGCGGGCGTCACCCCGCTCCTCGTTCGCGCCGACGCTCTTCGCATGCCGTTTCGGGAAGGTGCCTTCGACGTGGTGTTTCATCAGGGGCTCCTCGAGCATTTCCGCGACCCGCTCCCGCTCCTTCACGAGAACGTGCGCGTGCTGAAGCCGGACGCGCTGCTCCTCGTGGACGTCCCGCAGCGGTTTCATCTCTACACCGTGGTGAAGCACGCCCTGATCGCGATCGGGAAATGGTTCGCCGGATGGGAGACCGAGTTCACGATCAGCGAGCTCGAGGGGCTGATGCGCCGCTCGGGCGTCCGGATCGTGCGCCGGTACGGCGCGTGGATGATCCCGGGGCTTTTTTACCGCTCCCTCAGGCTGGGCCTCCTCAAGCTGGGCGTGGCGCGGCTTCCGCTCGAGCCGCCGCGCATTCCCCTGGTCACGCCGATGCTCGCGTCCGTTCGGTCCGTATGGTCGCGGACGCCGTTCGCGTTCTACACGTACTTCGTAATCGGCGCCATCGGGCGGAAGGGCGCGCCGTCGCCGGCCGGCTCTCCGGGTTGA
- a CDS encoding glycosyltransferase family 4 protein — protein sequence MVRRMGDRVHDQRARGADAPLGRPDRAPVRRVDDPGAFLPLPQAGPPQAGRGAASARAAAHSPGHADARVRSVRMVADAVRVLHVLRNRRHRAEGRAVAGRLSGLNLIAFNWRDPKHPEAGGAELHLFEILRRAVRDGDRAVWLAERFSGAAAEDLVEGIEIHRAGSWYNAHLALGALYRKRFREERFDLVLEDINKVPFFTPLFARAPVLAIIPHLFGGAAFREASAPVAAVVWAHESLIPFVYRRAPFLAISESTRDDLARRGIDPSRIAVVRCGLTQEDYSVTVAPEARRDPTIIFLGRLRRYKGAQYAIRALPRILAHVPAATLIVAGDGPYRPDLEAMARSLGVAERVTFLGAVSQREKVAALNRAQVAVMPSPKEGWGLTVIEANACGVPVVASRSPGLIESVREGETGLLTPHGDEAALADGVIRLLTDHDLRVSQAKAAVAWAKTFDWETCYRGSRAVMERAASRKVA from the coding sequence ATGGTTCGCCGGATGGGAGACCGAGTTCACGATCAGCGAGCTCGAGGGGCTGATGCGCCGCTCGGGCGTCCGGATCGTGCGCCGGTACGGCGCGTGGATGATCCCGGGGCTTTTTTACCGCTCCCTCAGGCTGGGCCTCCTCAAGCTGGGCGTGGCGCGGCTTCCGCTCGAGCCGCCGCGCATTCCCCTGGTCACGCCGATGCTCGCGTCCGTTCGGTCCGTATGGTCGCGGACGCCGTTCGCGTTCTACACGTACTTCGTAATCGGCGCCATCGGGCGGAAGGGCGCGCCGTCGCCGGCCGGCTCTCCGGGTTGAACCTGATCGCGTTCAACTGGCGGGACCCGAAGCATCCGGAGGCGGGCGGCGCCGAGCTTCACCTCTTCGAGATTCTCCGCCGCGCGGTCCGGGACGGCGACCGCGCGGTCTGGCTGGCGGAACGGTTTTCCGGCGCGGCGGCCGAAGACTTAGTCGAGGGGATCGAAATTCATCGCGCGGGTTCGTGGTACAATGCGCACCTTGCCCTCGGGGCGCTGTATCGGAAGCGGTTCCGGGAGGAGCGATTTGACCTCGTCCTCGAAGACATCAATAAGGTTCCGTTCTTCACCCCGCTCTTCGCCAGGGCGCCGGTCCTGGCAATCATTCCCCATCTCTTCGGCGGCGCGGCGTTTCGAGAGGCGTCCGCTCCCGTCGCCGCCGTCGTCTGGGCCCACGAGAGCCTGATCCCCTTCGTGTATCGGCGCGCTCCCTTTCTCGCGATCTCGGAGAGCACCCGGGACGATCTCGCTCGGCGCGGCATCGATCCGAGCCGGATCGCGGTGGTCCGGTGCGGGCTCACCCAGGAGGATTACTCCGTGACCGTTGCGCCGGAGGCCCGACGCGACCCCACGATCATCTTTCTCGGCCGGCTCCGCCGGTACAAGGGCGCTCAGTACGCGATTCGCGCCCTCCCGCGCATCCTGGCTCACGTGCCCGCCGCCACGCTCATCGTCGCGGGGGACGGGCCCTACCGGCCCGACCTCGAGGCGATGGCGCGCTCCCTGGGCGTGGCCGAGCGCGTCACCTTCCTCGGCGCGGTCTCGCAGCGCGAGAAGGTCGCGGCGCTGAACCGCGCGCAGGTCGCGGTCATGCCTTCGCCGAAGGAAGGCTGGGGACTCACGGTCATCGAGGCGAACGCATGCGGTGTCCCGGTCGTCGCGAGCCGAAGCCCGGGCCTCATCGAGTCGGTCCGGGAAGGGGAGACGGGGCTTCTCACGCCGCACGGCGATGAAGCGGCCCTCGCCGACGGGGTGATCCGGCTCCTGACCGACCATGACCTCCGCGTGAGCCAAGCCAAGGCGGCCGTCGCCTGGGCGAAGACGTTCGATTGGGAGACCTGCTACCGCGGGAGCCGCGCGGTGATGGAGCGCGCCGCGTCGCGGAAGGTCGCGTGA
- a CDS encoding flippase-like domain-containing protein, whose translation MGEDVRLGDLLPREPRGDGARRVAEGRVKGGLRGLLSRYKVPLIAAKIVLSFALFAYVVAKVSPGDIWDTIRPADERYLLAAAGLFLLSNLIGSWIWARLLRAQGVPIPYRKAASYYFVGLFFNNFLPSNIGGDITRISDAAKHADHVSPVFSATVMDRLVGVLAMALVAVLASFAAIDRIHLYAIYMAIVITFVVSLGLFLSIFNRSVLKAFEWPFRVIGARTIERGIRRLMDDLHGYKQQGKVLRLVFAASVVVQVSRILVHYLVGLALGVRVAVGYYFLFVPALAALVSLPISLNGLGIREGAGVVLFHMAGMTKEQAFTVPFLTYLISVCISLLGGLIFVSRTPRRALKGILEKRRTARAAAAAGGRARKGID comes from the coding sequence CTGGGCGAAGACGTTCGATTGGGAGACCTGCTACCGCGGGAGCCGCGCGGTGATGGAGCGCGCCGCGTCGCGGAAGGTCGCGTGAAGGGGGGACTGCGCGGTCTCCTGAGCCGCTACAAAGTCCCGCTCATCGCGGCGAAAATCGTGTTGAGCTTCGCCCTCTTCGCCTACGTGGTCGCCAAGGTGTCGCCCGGGGACATCTGGGACACGATCCGTCCCGCGGACGAGCGATATCTTCTGGCGGCGGCCGGGCTCTTCCTGCTGTCGAACCTCATCGGAAGCTGGATTTGGGCCCGGCTTCTCCGCGCGCAGGGCGTCCCCATTCCGTATCGGAAGGCTGCCTCGTACTATTTCGTTGGGCTCTTCTTCAATAACTTCCTGCCCTCGAACATCGGCGGGGACATCACGCGGATCAGCGACGCCGCCAAGCACGCCGACCACGTGAGCCCCGTGTTCTCCGCGACCGTGATGGACCGCCTGGTCGGAGTGCTGGCGATGGCGTTGGTCGCGGTCCTCGCGTCATTCGCCGCGATCGATCGGATCCACCTCTACGCGATCTACATGGCGATCGTGATCACATTCGTGGTCTCCCTCGGCCTCTTTCTCAGCATCTTCAACCGGTCGGTGCTCAAGGCGTTCGAGTGGCCCTTCCGCGTCATCGGGGCGCGCACGATCGAGCGTGGGATCCGGCGGCTGATGGACGATCTCCACGGCTACAAGCAGCAGGGGAAGGTCCTCCGGTTGGTCTTCGCCGCCTCGGTCGTGGTCCAGGTGAGCCGGATCCTCGTCCACTACCTGGTGGGCCTCGCGCTTGGCGTGCGCGTCGCCGTGGGATACTACTTTTTGTTCGTGCCCGCGCTCGCCGCCCTCGTTTCCCTTCCGATCTCGCTCAACGGGCTTGGGATCCGGGAGGGGGCCGGCGTGGTTCTATTCCACATGGCCGGCATGACGAAAGAGCAAGCCTTCACGGTCCCGTTCCTAACCTATCTGATCTCCGTGTGCATCAGCCTGCTCGGGGGGCTCATCTTCGTCTCCCGCACCCCACGGCGCGCGCTGAAGGGAATCTTGGAGAAGCGTAGAACGGCGCGCGCGGCCGCCGCGGCGGGCGGACGGGCCCGGAAAGGGATCGATTGA